The Arachis hypogaea cultivar Tifrunner chromosome 19, arahy.Tifrunner.gnm2.J5K5, whole genome shotgun sequence genome has a window encoding:
- the LOC112778021 gene encoding protein FAR1-RELATED SEQUENCE 5-like — protein sequence MFSANRQLRMHVKDLIQQNDQAGIRPSKTYQALANAVGGPANLTFTEKDVRNYISRHLRISGDETDPKELLKHFSRMKELNPNFFFEIDMDENHSIRNVFWADAWCRAAWEYFGDVVTVDTTYKTNRYDMPFGSFVGVDHHGMFTLLGCYFIVNMDIALMDMFADRHMWVPVFFKDEFWAGMRSTQHSESIHSVFDKYLNSKSSLLQFVRQYQNCVIDKEQKELECDAADLRGIIPCVSSSPIEKRFQREYTNSMFRDVQDQFIKKADCDISSVNHHGTSKVCEVDQQKMVFDILVVLLHFRVIAVSSQYILSRWSKNVSRRHTYIMSSIDMDRSDESMTIFRELCSDFYNVAQDFVATPEVAAILRDAMDSAR from the exons ATGTTCTCAGCAAACCGTCAGCTAAGGATGCATGTGAAGGACCTGATACAACAAAATGACCAAGCTGGCATTAGACCGAGTAAGACATACCAGGCACTAGCCAATGCCGTCGGTGGCCCTGCCAATCTCACCTTTACAGAGAAGGATGTTAGAAATTACATTAGTCGTCACTTACGCATTTCCGGGGATGAGACAGATCCAAAAGAGTTACTTAAGCACTTCTCACGGATGAAGGAGCTCAATCCGAACTTTTTCTTTGAAATAGATATGGACGAAAACCATAGCATTAGAAATGTATTTTGGGCCGATGCTTGGTGTAGAGCTGCATGGGAATATTTTGGTGATGTTGTGACGGTTGACACTACTTACAAGACTAATAG gTATGACATGCCATTTGGGTCTTTCGTAGGTGTCGACCACCATGGGATGTTTACGCTTCTTGG ATGTTATTTTATAGTCAATATGGATATTGCACTTATGG ATATGTTTGCTGACCGACACATGTGGGTGCCAGTATTTTTCAAGGACGAATTCTGGGCTGGCATGAGGAGCACACAGCATAGTGAGAGCATACATTCAGTTTTCGATAAGTACTTAAACAGTAAGAGCTCTTTGTTGCAATTTGTTCGCCAATACCAAAACTGTGTTATAGACAAGGAGCAAAAGGAGCTTGAGTGTGACGCTGCTGATTTAAGGGGTATTATCCCTTGTGTTTCTAGCTCACCAATAGAGAAGCGATTCCAGAGAGAATATACAAACTCCATGTTTCGAGACGTTCAGGATCAATTTATCAAAAAGGCCGATTGTGACATCTCCTCAGTCAACCATCATGGCACAAGTAAAGTTTGTGAAGTTGACCAACAAAAGATGGTGTTTGACAT TCTTGTTGTTCTCCTACATTTTCGTGTGATAGCAGTGTCCTCACAATACATTCTATCCCGATGGAGTAAGAATGTTAGTCGGAGACACACATACATCATGAGTAGCATTGACATGGACCGTTCTGATGAAAGCATGACCATTTTTAGGGAATTGTGTTCTGATTTTTACAACGTTGCTCAGGATTTCGTGGCTACTCCGGAGGTTGCTGCTATATTGCGTGATGCCATGGACAGTGCTCGATAG
- the LOC112778019 gene encoding uncharacterized protein: MKNFIVQGNNKLVKTTGHKYKLSFDMKTCVSRLPSDTFILNPFSFVPFPEIEAMVGMNRNHLLDFIGQNRMKCTLFGESIDKVISFMGKPENEPVILVAQLFKPHFYLKKETLCWVVGTIVSIEVGATDWYWLNVVITDRTGCVNLIIWNQEAKLIMGKPAA, encoded by the exons ATGAAAAATTTCATTGTTCAAGGAAATAACAAACTGGTGAAGACAACAGGGCACAAATATAAACTGAGTTTTGACATGAAGACATGTGTTTCACGTCTTCCCAGTGATACATTTATTTTAAATCCTTTTAGTTTCGTTCCATTCCCTGAAATTGAGGCAATGGTTGGAATGAATCGCAATCACCTGTTAG ACTTCATCGGTCAG AATAGGATGAAGTGCACCCTCTTTGGTGAATCTATTGATAAAGTTATTAGTTTCATGGGTAAACCTGAAAATGAGCCAGTCATCTTGGTGGCACAGTTGTTTAAGCCACATTTCTACTTGAAGAAA GAAACATTGTGTTGGGTTGTTGGAACAATTGTCTCCATTGAGGTTGGTGCTACAGATTG GTATTGGCTTAATGTTGTCATCACTGATAGAACTGGATGTGTTAATCTTATAATATGGAATCAGGAAGCCAAATTAATTATGGGAAAGCCTGCAG CTTGA